From the genome of Actinomycetota bacterium:
TGCCTTCGGTTACCAGGCGCTGACGCTGGCACCGCGCGGCGGGGAGGGCCACCGCCCGGTGGACACGCGGGACAAGAGCCCTGCCGAGCGGTTGTTGGAGTAGGAAGCGGCTCAGGTCGCGGCGACCAGGCCGCCGCGTCGCTGGGCCATCACGGCCAGCAGCGCGGCCCCGGCGACCATGCCGATGATGGCCCAGAGCTGGGCCTGGGTGAGGCCGGCCAGCGCCGCCTCGTTGCGGCGCACGAACTCGACGAGCAGGCGCTCCAGCCCCGCGGCGAGCAGGTAGATGCCGAAGAGCACTCCGGGGCGGAAGCGGTCGCGCAGGCGCCACAGGACGTAGGCCAGCAGGCCCATCGCCAGCGTCTCGTAGATCGGCGTGGGGTGGACGGCCTGGTCGGTGGGCACGACGCCGTCGGGATAGGGCATGGCCCACGGCAGCCCGCTGGGTACGCCGTAGTCCCCGTCACCGGAGATCTGGCAGCCGATGCGCCCGACCGCGTAGCCCAGCGGGAGGCCGATGGCGGCGATGTCGGCCAGGTGGGGGATGTCCATGCCCCGCCAGCGCACCCAGGCCAGCACGGCCAGGGCGCCGCCCACCAGTCCGCCGTACCAGGTCAACCCAGCGCCGCTGAAGATGCCCGCGAAGGACACCTCGGCCCCGGTGTCGACGACCCAGTAGAGCTTGGCGCCGACCAAACCGCCGGCGAGGGTGACGAACACCAGCTCGTAGGCCCAGTCGCTCGGGCGGCCCAGCTCCCCCAGGCGCCGCGAGGCCACCGCGCCCCAGGCCAGGAAGCTCAGCGCGAAGAACAGGCCGAACGTCTGGATGGACACGCCCAGGACGTCGATGTCGGCGAGCACGCCGGGAGGGTAGCCTCGGTGGAGCCGTGCGCCGACGGGTCACCTTCTCGCGCAACTTCACCCTCTCGCTGTCGCGAACCTGTCGCTGCTACTGCAAGTACTGCGCGTTCGCCACGCACCGGGCCCACCTGCACGAGCCCGACGAGGTGCTGGCCCAGCTGCAGCGGGCGCGGCGGCGCAACGCCAAGGAGCTGCTGGTCCTCACCGGCGAGCGTCCCGATATCAACGACGGGGTGCGCGAGCGCCTGCGCGCGCTGGGCCACGAGGTCACCGGGCGCGCCGTGTCACTCGGGGAGGTCGCCGCCGAG
Proteins encoded in this window:
- a CDS encoding prolipoprotein diacylglyceryl transferase, whose amino-acid sequence is MLADIDVLGVSIQTFGLFFALSFLAWGAVASRRLGELGRPSDWAYELVFVTLAGGLVGAKLYWVVDTGAEVSFAGIFSGAGLTWYGGLVGGALAVLAWVRWRGMDIPHLADIAAIGLPLGYAVGRIGCQISGDGDYGVPSGLPWAMPYPDGVVPTDQAVHPTPIYETLAMGLLAYVLWRLRDRFRPGVLFGIYLLAAGLERLLVEFVRRNEAALAGLTQAQLWAIIGMVAGAALLAVMAQRRGGLVAAT